GCGGCCTGGTAGAGAAGGGAATCGCCTGCCGGTTCTACGAGTACCGGGGGCTGCTCAAAGAGATCCAAAACAGCTATAACGCGAATACCGAGACGACGGAGATGAGCATCCTGGCGCCGCTTTTCGAGACCGAGGTGATCGTGCTCGACGAGTTGGGAGCGGCCAAGCCGTCCGAGTGGGTGCAGGAGACAATCGGCTTGATCATCAATGGGCGCTATAATGAGAAGAAGCTGACGATCTTGACGACGAATTACCTCGACGAGGGGGATTCGGCGAAGGAAGAGAGCCTCGGAGAACGGATCGGGGTGAGGCTGCGGAGCCGGCTCTACCAGATGTGCAAAACGGTAGTGATTGAGGGCGAAGATTATAGAAGGCGTTTCGATGCGTAGTGAGATAGAAAAGCAGTTGAGGCATTTTCGACGCGACGTCCTGTTAGGTTAGGTTGCTTGAAGGCTGACAGGACTCATCCCTCTTTGGCTCCTGCGCGCCATAGATAGAGAGGCCCAGCCTACAACGTAATCGCCAAACCCGAGTCCGATAACTTTCCCCGCTATTCGCGCTTTTCTTGCCTGGCGGTGTTCATTGGGTATTTTGTTTGTAAGGTCAAGCTGTTTTATGGAAATTATCAGACTCATACGATTCCATTAAGCTGTTACCGCATACTTCTGTCCTAACTAATGGCGGGCCGACTTATTTCACACAGCGAAAATTTGTAATCCTTCTTACCGGACTTTTGCCCGCCTCGGTGC
This DNA window, taken from Blastocatellia bacterium, encodes the following:
- a CDS encoding ATP-binding protein, coding for GLVEKGIACRFYEYRGLLKEIQNSYNANTETTEMSILAPLFETEVIVLDELGAAKPSEWVQETIGLIINGRYNEKKLTILTTNYLDEGDSAKEESLGERIGVRLRSRLYQMCKTVVIEGEDYRRRFDA